ACGCGACCATCCTCCGGCATCAGATCGAGGGAATGCTGACGATTCACCCCGACGAGGAACGCGACGACGACGCGGTCGCCCTTGCGAGTCTCTGGAACCGTGTCGCCGACCGACCGCGCGGACCCTGGGACGCAGAAGACCTGGCGGCCGCAGTTGGGGTCTCTCGCACGAGCCTCTACCGCATGGTCAAGCGCCACCACGAAACCTCTCCCGCCCGTCTGGTAGAACGACTGCGCATGGACGAAGCCTGTCGCCTCCTGCTGGAGAGTCGGCATTCGATCGAAGTGATCGCGGATCAGGTCGGTTACGCGAGCGCTTTCTCATTCTCGGCTGCGTTCAAACGCTTCGTCGGCGAGTCGCCTTCCCGGTTTCGGCTAGAAGCAGCCGACAGATAACAACCGAATGGGCCGGGAACCAATTGCTCTACCGGGCACCGCACCGGCACCAGCGATATGACCCTGGTGGGGAGTATCAAGACTGCCGGTCAGTCTGTAGGAAGTCTCCGCGAAAGAGGTTCCAGGCTCAGATCGACGCTACTCGGCTACGGTGTAGGTCGGATGAAAGTAGGCCTTGAAACGCATGGCCTGCGAAGTCGTGAAGTGGTACTCGGAATAGTTGGCGAACGTGTCTGCGTTGTTCTTGATCACAGAGCCTTTGTAGCGCCACTCGAATACGGGGGTTGTATCGAGCACCTTCGTCGGATGGACCTTCGTCGTGTAGAAGTAGGTCTGATTCAGATAAGAAACCGTCACCGTAGGATTGTCGATCGTCTGGGCAAAGAACGGGTCGAGTTCCTTGCTGCTATTTAGCGACGTCTTTTCGAAACTCACATCGAGGACGTCTTTGATGATGAAGGACTTCGACTTGTCTGTCTCGATATCCTTCATTCCTGGATGGAATTCCTTGCGCAGGCCCAGGTACAGCCCACCAATTACGCCGATGAGGTACTCGAGGTAGAGCACTGGCACGTACGAACACAGACGCTCTTCGTTCTCGTGTGTGTAGGTGACGGGAATGAAGAACATCAACTCCCGATAGGGGCGCAGCTCAATCTCGGTCATGACATCGTGAACGTTATTGCAGTTGCTGAACATCAGCAGAAACGGATGCTGACCCTCGACTGCTTTCAAGGTCGGATACTTGTCGGCCATGACCTCGTCGGAGGGAATGGACATTGCCTTTGGCAGGATCTTCTCGAGTTCCGTTTTCGGGAAGTGGCCCGCTACGAAGTAGGAGGCGTTGTTTCCCTCGAGCATGATGTCGTGCGGGGTACGATTCTTGAGTTGTTCAAGAGTTTGCATATCGCCAGAGCTTCTCTCGTTATTCCTGTCGAACTACGGGGATTGTACCGGTCTTGCAAAATGTCACGGTGTGTTGACATTGTCAACTGAATCGAAGATGCTGCGCACATGGCCACAGCAGGTCGCACGAAAGCCAGACGATCCTCTCGGAAGGCTTCTTGTCGCAATGCTTCTTCCCAAAAAGCAGGAGGGGCTTCCGGCGAGACGCCCGCACACGAAGGGGGACTTCGGCGCGGCCTCATCGATGCCGCTTTGGAGTTGGTCGAGGTCTCGGGAGCGCGGGGTTTGAGCTGGCGCGAGATTGCCCGGCGAGCCGGAGTTTCCCATTCAGCTGCATACAGGCACTTCGCAGACAAAGAGGAACTACTGGCGGCCGTTGCCGAGCAGGGGTTTCGCAGCCTGACCGAGCGGATGCTCGAGCAGATGGCGAGTGCACCCGACTCCATTGCGAAGCGCTTCGAGGCTACGGCGATCGCCTACGTAGAGTTTGCCGCCGAAAACCCCGCCCAGTTTCGAGTGATGTTCGGGCGCGATGTTCCCGACATCAACAAGCACGCCGCTCTGCGAGAGGCTCAGGATGCTGCCAATGGCCTGTTTCGCGAAGGTGTTGCGCAGGTACTCGAGGGCACCGGACAAAGCGACGAGAGAGTCGCTGTCGATCATTTCGCATTGATGGCCTGGTCTCTGGTCCACGGACTCGCGTCCTTGATCGTAGACGGTCGCGTAGGGGACGTCGGCGAGGTTGCACTGAATCCCGGTGAGCACGTGCGTTCCATGACGAACCTGGTCAAGACACTCATCGACGGGATGCAGGCCTGAAGGCTTCCCGATCAACGCGATATTGGAAAACAGGAAGGACAAGGCATGACTTCGAACCAGAGGCAAGACAGACGCTACTGGGGGATCGTGGCGCCTCTGCCCGCGCAGGTGATTGCGATGTTTGCGCAAAAGGCGGAGGCGGAGGGATTCGAGGGCGTATTTGCTCCGCAGGTCCTCGGGCCTCCGTTCTCGACCCTGGCTGTGGCGGCCGCTCACACCGAGCGGCTCAAGGTCGCCAGCGGGATTGCGATTGCGGCGACTCGCAGCCCCTTCGAGACCGCGATGGCCGCCATCGACATGGACCGCATCAGCGGAGGCCGATTCATCCTCGGATTGGGAGCAAGCGTTCAAGCCTGGACCTGCGCCCTTTTCGGCGCACCGGAACACAGACCGCTCGCACACCTGCGCGAAACCGTGGCCGCTGTGCGACACATCGTCGCTGGCTCACACAAGGAAGAGGGACTCGCGCCGTTCGAAGGCGAGTATTACAAGGGCGACTTCTCGACCTTGCAACCCCAACAACCTCCGGTTCGTGAGCAGATCCCGATCTGGCTGGCCGCCCTGCGCGGCCCGGCAGTGCGGCTCGCGGCGGAAGTCGGCGACGGAATCATGGGCCACCCGATCTGGTCGGTCGATTGGGCCATCGAGAAGATTCAGCCTGAGCTCGCCAAGGGACTCGCGCGTGGCGGACGCAAACGGGAGGATGTCGAACTCAACCTCTGGTTCTGGTGCGCACCGAATCCGGATGAAGCTGAAGCCATCGAGGACGCGCGCACGACCGTGAGCTTCTACGCTTCGTTCGAGCAATACGAATCGTTCTTCGCCGCACACGGTTTTCGGGACGAAGCCCGCCGGGCGCAAGAGGCCGCGCGTCAGCGCAACGTCTTCACACATCCCGATCTGGTTTCCGATGAGATGGTTCGCACTTTTGTGTTATGCGGAAAGCCCGATTCGATTCGCGATCGCATCGAGAAGGCCTGGGGGATCGCCGACTCGCTGGTCATCATTCCCCCGGCCTACGGCGTCGATCCCGTGAAGATGATGTACTACCAGGCGGAGATCGCGAAGATTTTGTTCTGACTTCTTCGGCTCGAGTTGGGCCGATTCATCGCGATTCAGAACCTTGGAAAAAGGAGAGAAGATTGGAACTCAGAGAAGTCATGGGACGAAGGCGCTCGATTCGGTTTCTGAATCCCCACAAGCCCGTCGAGCCCGAGAAGGTCCAGATGATGTTCGAAGCCTCCAGGATCGCATCGCATTGGGGAAACGTGCAGAGCCTGCGCGGGATCGCGGTCTTTCGCGATGAGGCGCCCAAGGAAGTGGCCGAAGCTCTCACCTCCCCGATCGCCGGCTACCAGATCCACCTGGCACCCGTATCGATCGTCTGGTTTCTCGAAACCGCGGCGGTGGATGTGCAGTCGGACCGTCTCCGGGAACTCTGCAAAGCCGGAGCGCTCGGCTTCGGCGAGGGCAAAGAGAAGGCGATGGAAGAGCAGTTGTTTCCAATCTTCGAAGCCATCCGCGATTCGACCAAGGCACCGGGCCTGGGAGAGGTCGACTGCGGTCAGGGTATCGCCCAGGCCACGTTGATGGCCTTCGAACTCGGGCTCGGAACCTGCTGTCTGGGAACACCACACGGTGAAGAGATTCGCAAGAACCTGGGTATGCCGGAGAGTTGCAGGATCCTGCTGATCCAGACGGTGGGCTACCCGGCCGAGAGCCCCGAAGCCGGCGGCCAGCGTCCCCGCCTGCCTTTCGAAAACCTCTTCCACCTCAACGGCTACGGCAACGCCTACCCGCGCTCGCAAGAGGTAGTCGACCAGCTCACGCGCGACGAGATGTTCCAGACTCCGGCCCCACTACCCTGGCGAGAGGCGGAACTCGAGTACCTGCAAAGGGCCCTGGACCTCAAAGGCAACGGACTGCTCTGAACTCGACGTCTCGGTCGGAACGAAAACCGAAATTCGGCCCGTAAGAAGGGCCGCAAGACCAAGGAGAGAAGCGAAATGCGTCTCAACGCAGTCGTCGCCGGTGTCGGCATGACGGTATTCGGAAAGCACATGGATCGAGGACTCAAATCCCTCGGCGCCGAAGCAGTTCAGGCCGCGTTGGCCGATGCCGGAATAGAGGGGAATGCGCTCGAAGCCGCATACGTCGGCAACGCAGCAGCTGGCGTGGTGACGGGCCAGGAGTGTATTCGAGGTCAGGTGATCCTGCGCTCGATCGGCCTGGGACGTCTGCCGGTGATCAATGTCGAGAACGCCTGTGCCAGTTCCTCGACGGCCTTCAACCAGGCCTGTGCCATGGTCTCGGCGGGCTACTACGACATCGTGCTCGCTCTCGGCGTCGAGAAGCTCTACCACGAAGACAAGAAGGTCTCCTTCGGCGCCTTCAGCGGGGCGGTCGACGTTGAGTCGATGTCGAGCATCATGGAGCAGCTGCAGGAGAGCGCGAAGTCCTCGGGTGCGAAGTCCTCGTCTTCGGGCTCGGGCAAGAACCGCTCGATGTTCATGGACATCTACGCTCAGGTGGCCCGTGCTCATATGAATGCGTACGGCACGACGGTGGAGCAGTATGCGGGCGTGTCGGCCAAGAACTCATTCCACGGCAGCCTGAATGCACGCGCGCAATTTCGCGACGCGCTCACAGTCGAAGAGGTACTCGCACAACCCATGATCGCGGAGCCATTGACGCGTTCCATGTGCTCGCCGATCGGCGATGGGGCAGCAGCCACGGTCGTGATGAGCGAGCGCAAGGCGCGCGAACTCGGCCTGAGTCGCCCAGTGCGAGTCGTTTCCAGTGTGCTTCGCTCGGGCTGGGACCACGATCCCGCCGCGCCGGGAACCGGCGATGTCTGCTCGGCCGAGGCCTATGAAGAGGCGGGTATCGGACCCGAGGACCTCGACGTGATCGAGCTTCACGATGCCTCGGCGCCTTCGGAACTGTTCGCCTACGAGTCACTTTCACTGTGCGCCAAGGGCGAGGGCGGAAAGCTGGTCGAGGAGGGCGTGACTCGACTGGGAGGACGCTGCCCGGTCAATACCAGCGGCGGTCTTCTGCGCAAGGGACATCCCGTGGGCGCCACCGGCATTGCGCAGATCGTGGAACTGACCGAGCAGTTGCAGGGATGCTCCGGCAAGCGGCAAGTAGAGGGAGCGAAGACCGCACTGGCCCACAACGGCGGAGGCACAATCGGTCCCGACGCAGCCGCGATGTGTGTGACGATTCTCAAAGCTTAGTCCGACGACGAACTGCGGACAGAGAGGCGGTTTGATCGCAGCTCTTCGTCCGCCTCAGGAGAGTAGCGATGCGCGAGCGCATGGATTGGATTCTGGCGGACATGATCGAAGCTCGGGCGGAGCAGAAACCGGATTTCGACGTACTGACCTTCGAACATCTGAGCCTCGACGGCGGGGCGACACCGGACGAGATCCGGACCTACGCCGACCTCCATCGCAACGGCAACCGAATCGCCGCTGCGCTCATCGCTTACGGAATGGAGCGTGGCGATCGCTTCGGTCTGATGATGCGCAACCATCCCGAGTATGTAGAGACCATGATCGCGGCGTCGATCTCGGGTTGCGTATTCGTGCCCATCGATCCGCGCACCCGCGGCGAAAAACTGGCCTATATGCTGCAGAACGCGGGCTGTCGGGGTGTGGTCTGTGCCGACTACTGCCTTGCAGAAGTCGCGCGCGCGCGCAAAGAGGTACCCGATATCCATTGGGTGCTAGGTCTGGAGACAGGTGAGGGACAGGACGCGATACCACTCGAGAGTGAAGACGCCGTCGATTCGATGCGCGAAGCGCTCGCCAGGCCCACCGACGGGCTGGAACCGCGTCTCGAGGGCGCAAATGATCCACTGCAGATCATCTACACCTCGGGAACGACCGGTGATCCGAAGGGTCTCGTCTTTCCAAATGTCCGCTTCGGTGGATCGTCGATGTTGGGAACGATTTTCGGTTACCAGCCGGACGAGCGACCTTACACCGGACTTTCGTTGACCCACGGAAACGCACAAGCCGTGACCCTCGCCCCTTCGCTAGGCATGGGACTGCGCGCGGTATTCAGCCGGCGCTTCACCAAATCGAAGCTCTTCGATGTGTGCCGCGCGCACGGCGCGACTGCGTTTTCCCAACTGGGTGGCATCGCGACTGCAATCTACAGTGAGCCAGAGCGTCCGGATGACGCAGACAACCCCGTGCGCTTGCTGGTCAGCGCGGGTATGCCCAGGGCGATCTGGGCGGCTTTCGAAAAGCGCTTCGGACTCGAAATCTACGAGTGGTACGGTGCCGTCGAGGGGGGCTTCTGTTTCAAACCCATCGGCCAGGGTCCGGTCGGCTCGTTCGGAATGCCCGGCCCCAATCTCGATTTGAAAATCCTCGACGAAAACGACGTCGAGTGTCCGCCCGGCGTGACGGGCGAGATCTGCTCGCGCCCTGTGGACAGCAACGAAAAGGCCGAAGTCGAGTACTACGACAACCCCAAGGCCTCGGCAGAAAAGACACGTGGCGGCTGGCTTCGAAGTGGCGATATGGGACACCGCGACGCAGACGGCTGGCATTTCTTCGACTATCGCAAGGGCGGTGGACTGCGTCACAACGGCGACTTCGTCAATCCCGGCTTTGTCGAGAAGGTGATCGCCGAACACCCCCAGGTCAGTGACGTCTTCGTCTATGGAGTCGTGGCGGCCTCGGGCGCACCGGGAGAGAAGGACGTTGTCGCCGCCATCGTCCTCGAAGAAGGTGCAAAGTTCTCACCGTCTTCGGTCTTTGAGGCTTGTCGTGCCGGTCTCGAGTCCAATTTCGTTCCCACCTATCTGCAGTTGATCGACGAGATCCCGAAGACGGCCTCCGAAAAACCCCAGGAGCGATTCCTGCTCGAAGCATTCAACACCCATCCCGAAGCCCTGTTTACCGAAGAGCGGGGTTGAAATTCCGCGGCGAATACAGCCCTGCGAAGGTGCG
The window above is part of the bacterium genome. Proteins encoded here:
- a CDS encoding TetR/AcrR family transcriptional regulator produces the protein MELVEVSGARGLSWREIARRAGVSHSAAYRHFADKEELLAAVAEQGFRSLTERMLEQMASAPDSIAKRFEATAIAYVEFAAENPAQFRVMFGRDVPDINKHAALREAQDAANGLFREGVAQVLEGTGQSDERVAVDHFALMAWSLVHGLASLIVDGRVGDVGEVALNPGEHVRSMTNLVKTLIDGMQA
- a CDS encoding LLM class flavin-dependent oxidoreductase, producing the protein MTSNQRQDRRYWGIVAPLPAQVIAMFAQKAEAEGFEGVFAPQVLGPPFSTLAVAAAHTERLKVASGIAIAATRSPFETAMAAIDMDRISGGRFILGLGASVQAWTCALFGAPEHRPLAHLRETVAAVRHIVAGSHKEEGLAPFEGEYYKGDFSTLQPQQPPVREQIPIWLAALRGPAVRLAAEVGDGIMGHPIWSVDWAIEKIQPELAKGLARGGRKREDVELNLWFWCAPNPDEAEAIEDARTTVSFYASFEQYESFFAAHGFRDEARRAQEAARQRNVFTHPDLVSDEMVRTFVLCGKPDSIRDRIEKAWGIADSLVIIPPAYGVDPVKMMYYQAEIAKILF
- a CDS encoding thiolase family protein, translated to MRLNAVVAGVGMTVFGKHMDRGLKSLGAEAVQAALADAGIEGNALEAAYVGNAAAGVVTGQECIRGQVILRSIGLGRLPVINVENACASSSTAFNQACAMVSAGYYDIVLALGVEKLYHEDKKVSFGAFSGAVDVESMSSIMEQLQESAKSSGAKSSSSGSGKNRSMFMDIYAQVARAHMNAYGTTVEQYAGVSAKNSFHGSLNARAQFRDALTVEEVLAQPMIAEPLTRSMCSPIGDGAAATVVMSERKARELGLSRPVRVVSSVLRSGWDHDPAAPGTGDVCSAEAYEEAGIGPEDLDVIELHDASAPSELFAYESLSLCAKGEGGKLVEEGVTRLGGRCPVNTSGGLLRKGHPVGATGIAQIVELTEQLQGCSGKRQVEGAKTALAHNGGGTIGPDAAAMCVTILKA
- a CDS encoding AMP-binding protein, which codes for MRERMDWILADMIEARAEQKPDFDVLTFEHLSLDGGATPDEIRTYADLHRNGNRIAAALIAYGMERGDRFGLMMRNHPEYVETMIAASISGCVFVPIDPRTRGEKLAYMLQNAGCRGVVCADYCLAEVARARKEVPDIHWVLGLETGEGQDAIPLESEDAVDSMREALARPTDGLEPRLEGANDPLQIIYTSGTTGDPKGLVFPNVRFGGSSMLGTIFGYQPDERPYTGLSLTHGNAQAVTLAPSLGMGLRAVFSRRFTKSKLFDVCRAHGATAFSQLGGIATAIYSEPERPDDADNPVRLLVSAGMPRAIWAAFEKRFGLEIYEWYGAVEGGFCFKPIGQGPVGSFGMPGPNLDLKILDENDVECPPGVTGEICSRPVDSNEKAEVEYYDNPKASAEKTRGGWLRSGDMGHRDADGWHFFDYRKGGGLRHNGDFVNPGFVEKVIAEHPQVSDVFVYGVVAASGAPGEKDVVAAIVLEEGAKFSPSSVFEACRAGLESNFVPTYLQLIDEIPKTASEKPQERFLLEAFNTHPEALFTEERG